CCGCCGCCGACCACGATGACATCATAGGTTTTGGGGTAAATCATAATTGGACGTAAATATTTTCGATTGAGCGGTTTTTTATGTAAAAACAGTAGGATAGATTATAAAAACCGCAACTTTAAATGGTTGGAAAAATAGGTGGGATTGTACGCTTTTTTGCAGAATCAGTACACTTCAAATCCATACGGAGGCCGTCTGAAAACAAAACGGCATTTTTTCAGACGGCCTCAAGGGTTGCGGCTTGCGCGGCAAACGCCCACAACTGCTTTTTTTGACACGGTTTGAGCTTCTTAACCGACGGTTCCAAAACCGCCGCTTGGGAGCGGCACAAACCGCGGTACAGCAAACGCATTTCCACCGGCTTGTGCATACGGGTAAACTTAGCGCCTTTTCCGGCCGCATGGCTGGCAAAACGCTCGGCCGGGCGGTTGCTGATACCGCAATAAAGCGAACCGTTGCCGCA
Above is a genomic segment from Neisseria weaveri containing:
- a CDS encoding GIY-YIG nuclease family protein, whose product is MSLADLLAQYGLPVFPEVQTDGGWCVYLILCGNGSLYCGISNRPAERFASHAAGKGAKFTRMHKPVEMRLLYRGLCRSQAAVLEPSVKKLKPCQKKQLWAFAAQAATLEAV